In Kitasatospora sp. NBC_00240, the following are encoded in one genomic region:
- a CDS encoding helix-turn-helix transcriptional regulator — MPRLTPKQTEVLALVARGYDTKRIAGELAITPTTVRGHLRDTFVCLGADNGAHAVAIAIGRKELPSDVAMGDSHVR, encoded by the coding sequence TTGCCACGCCTGACTCCCAAGCAGACCGAGGTGCTCGCACTCGTCGCCCGCGGCTACGACACGAAGCGCATCGCAGGCGAGCTCGCAATCACACCCACCACGGTCCGCGGCCACCTGCGGGACACCTTCGTCTGCCTGGGCGCCGACAACGGCGCGCACGCGGTCGCCATCGCCATCGGCCGCAAGGAACTCCCCTCCGACGTCGCCATGGGAGACAGTCATGTTCGGTAA
- a CDS encoding WhiB family transcriptional regulator: MNVNWLQARCAEVPDPDIFYPAGYTASHKWQVADAKAICNNCPIKAQCLEDALEAEGAAEIPRRFGIHGGMTPAERHKVYRRRYLADLEAYVEQSA, encoded by the coding sequence GTGAACGTCAACTGGCTGCAGGCGCGCTGCGCCGAGGTCCCCGACCCGGACATCTTCTACCCGGCCGGCTACACCGCCTCCCACAAGTGGCAGGTCGCCGACGCCAAGGCCATCTGCAACAACTGCCCGATCAAGGCCCAGTGCCTCGAAGACGCACTGGAGGCCGAAGGGGCCGCCGAGATCCCGAGGCGCTTCGGCATCCACGGCGGAATGACCCCCGCCGAGCGACACAAGGTGTACCGCCGCCGCTACCTGGCCGACCTTGAGGCCTACGTCGAGCAGTCGGCCTGA
- a CDS encoding single-stranded DNA-binding protein — protein MAGDTQITLVGNLVDDPELRFTPSGAAVAKFRIASTPRTFDRQTNEWKDGESLFLTCNVWRQPAENVAETLQRGMRVIVQGRLQQRSYETKESEKRTVFEIEVDEVGPSLRTATAKVTRANRQNSQQGGQQQSRPPASGDAWGQPAGQNQQQNGGWGTPQGQTEAPF, from the coding sequence ATGGCCGGAGACACCCAGATCACCCTCGTCGGCAACCTCGTCGACGACCCGGAGCTGCGCTTCACCCCGAGCGGCGCCGCCGTCGCCAAGTTCCGCATCGCGTCCACCCCCCGCACCTTCGACCGCCAGACGAACGAGTGGAAGGACGGCGAGAGCCTCTTCCTCACCTGCAACGTCTGGCGGCAGCCGGCGGAGAACGTCGCCGAGACACTGCAGCGCGGCATGCGCGTCATCGTCCAGGGCCGACTGCAGCAGCGCTCCTACGAGACCAAGGAAAGCGAGAAGCGCACCGTCTTCGAGATCGAGGTCGACGAAGTCGGCCCCAGCCTTCGGACGGCCACGGCGAAGGTCACGCGCGCCAACCGCCAGAACAGCCAGCAGGGCGGGCAGCAGCAGTCCCGCCCCCCGGCCAGCGGCGACGCGTGGGGACAGCCCGCCGGCCAGAACCAGCAGCAGAACGGCGGGTGGGGAACACCCCAGGGACAGACCGAGGCGCCGTTCTGA
- a CDS encoding HNH endonuclease: MAAIAVPAKAGETYVDVLMDEEDVVRLRRRKLSIGSHGYAQMWDGQVMLLHRWIMNVPVGTKYRVVVDHINRNVLDCRRENLRLVTPTESNLNRRLRERDLPRGVHHTSNKRFVAKIKRHRQSRHLGTYDTPEEAAAAVEAARSQLDHPDFNPLPASAA, encoded by the coding sequence ATGGCCGCCATAGCCGTCCCTGCGAAGGCAGGCGAGACCTACGTCGACGTTCTCATGGACGAGGAAGACGTCGTGCGGCTCCGCCGACGGAAGCTGTCGATCGGATCCCACGGGTACGCGCAAATGTGGGACGGCCAGGTCATGCTCCTCCACCGCTGGATCATGAACGTCCCCGTCGGCACCAAGTACCGAGTCGTCGTCGACCACATCAACCGCAACGTCCTGGACTGCCGGCGCGAGAACCTGCGACTCGTCACGCCGACGGAGTCGAACCTCAACCGGCGGCTCCGGGAACGCGACCTCCCCCGAGGTGTCCACCACACCTCCAACAAGCGGTTCGTCGCGAAGATCAAGCGACACCGGCAAAGCCGCCACCTCGGAACCTACGACACGCCCGAGGAAGCCGCCGCGGCAGTGGAAGCGGCCAGGTCGCAGTTGGACCACCCCGACTTCAATCCTCTCCCTGCCAGCGCCGCCTAG
- a CDS encoding VWA domain-containing protein, with product MGLFNRTAVKPADDIVSLVKAAGVSLQKHGLHAERAAVYLVLDHSGSMRPYYRDGSVQRLAEQALGLSANLDDDGSVPLVYFGSMVDEVGEVRIGDHQGVIDRTHRTIRWGSTDYAAAIRHISAEYRASKQVRQLPALVIFQTDGEPDSRRDAEQALRDASHLPIFWAFVGFGGRVEFLELLDTLSGRAVDNASFFHAARPATVSDAELYDGITREYAQWLPAARAAGILAS from the coding sequence ATGGGACTGTTCAACCGCACCGCGGTGAAGCCCGCCGACGACATCGTCAGCCTCGTCAAGGCCGCTGGCGTCAGCCTGCAGAAGCACGGCCTCCACGCCGAGCGCGCGGCCGTGTACCTCGTCCTCGACCACTCCGGCAGCATGCGGCCCTACTACCGCGACGGCTCCGTGCAGCGCCTCGCCGAGCAGGCCCTCGGCCTCAGCGCCAACCTCGACGACGACGGCAGCGTCCCCCTGGTGTATTTCGGCAGCATGGTCGACGAGGTCGGCGAGGTCCGTATCGGCGACCACCAGGGCGTCATCGACCGCACCCACCGCACGATCCGGTGGGGCAGCACCGACTACGCCGCCGCGATCCGCCACATCTCCGCCGAGTACCGCGCCTCCAAGCAGGTCCGCCAGCTCCCCGCGCTGGTCATCTTCCAGACCGACGGGGAGCCGGACTCCCGACGGGACGCCGAGCAGGCCCTGCGCGACGCCTCCCATTTGCCGATCTTCTGGGCGTTCGTCGGCTTCGGTGGCCGCGTCGAGTTCCTGGAGCTGCTCGACACGCTGTCCGGCCGCGCCGTAGACAACGCCAGTTTCTTCCACGCCGCCCGCCCGGCCACCGTCAGCGACGCCGAACTGTACGACGGCATCACCCGCGAGTACGCCCAGTGGCTCCCCGCCGCCCGAGCCGCCGGCATCCTCGCCAGCTGA
- a CDS encoding ATP-binding protein yields MAEPQALGAIGPSALARIMAGIRDRNLTQEAGPVNQTPDEDEPGHPRYHHRARAAFALSRWNTAVPHRYANATTTHPDIQAWADRAAANIHDAGFLVINGAIGTGKTHQAYGALRRIAATGPHRFEMIAVTAPDMYGRLRPGGSDKGSEHELKQYARIQLLLLDDIGTEKLSEFTEEATYRIVNARYNSGLPLIITTNLLVRDPAGSRASDLVGRLGDRLASRLAQAAHVVTLDGPDLRRQDAS; encoded by the coding sequence ATGGCCGAACCCCAAGCCCTCGGCGCCATAGGCCCCAGCGCCCTCGCCCGCATCATGGCTGGCATCCGCGACCGCAACCTCACCCAAGAAGCCGGACCCGTCAACCAGACCCCCGACGAAGACGAACCCGGCCACCCCCGCTACCACCACCGCGCCCGCGCCGCGTTCGCCCTCAGCCGCTGGAACACCGCCGTACCCCACCGGTACGCCAACGCCACCACCACCCACCCGGACATCCAAGCCTGGGCCGACCGCGCCGCCGCCAACATCCACGACGCCGGGTTCCTCGTCATCAACGGCGCCATCGGCACCGGCAAAACCCACCAGGCCTACGGGGCGCTCCGCCGCATCGCCGCAACCGGACCCCACCGCTTCGAAATGATCGCCGTCACCGCCCCCGACATGTACGGACGCCTACGTCCCGGCGGCTCGGACAAAGGCAGCGAACACGAACTCAAGCAGTACGCCCGCATCCAACTGCTGCTCCTCGACGACATCGGCACCGAAAAGCTCTCCGAGTTCACCGAAGAGGCGACCTACCGCATCGTCAACGCCCGCTACAACTCCGGGCTCCCGCTGATCATCACCACCAACCTGCTCGTCCGGGACCCCGCAGGCAGCCGCGCATCCGACCTCGTCGGCCGGCTCGGCGACCGCCTCGCCTCACGCCTCGCCCAGGCCGCCCACGTGGTCACCCTCGACGGCCCCGACCTTCGCCGACAGGACGCCTCGTGA
- a CDS encoding prevent-host-death family protein, which yields MDHITDDVPISEARANITDVIASVRLLRRCVFLTRRDKPQAAVIPVELGQLIRQVGGVDAAAAILTGHVPRN from the coding sequence ATGGATCACATCACTGACGACGTCCCGATCTCCGAGGCCCGCGCCAACATCACCGATGTCATCGCTTCCGTCCGACTGCTCCGCCGCTGCGTCTTCCTCACTCGGCGCGACAAGCCCCAGGCGGCCGTGATTCCCGTCGAGCTTGGACAGCTCATCCGTCAGGTTGGAGGCGTGGACGCCGCCGCTGCGATCCTCACCGGGCACGTACCGCGCAACTGA
- a CDS encoding endonuclease domain-containing protein yields the protein MMADSASPTRSTETRHHPLGKTCHHFQYHGLSCDEFDELHVRAGGHCEICGIASKETGGRRLVVDHTWGEDGRIVRGLLCDKCNVVMACMDGRKPWGKNRRWERRAREYAMNAWGIPRGHMVRSP from the coding sequence ATGATGGCCGATTCTGCGAGCCCAACCCGTTCGACCGAGACGCGACACCATCCTCTTGGCAAGACCTGCCATCACTTCCAGTACCACGGCCTGAGCTGCGACGAGTTCGACGAGCTACATGTGCGCGCGGGTGGCCATTGCGAGATCTGCGGGATTGCCAGCAAGGAGACGGGTGGTCGCCGGCTGGTAGTCGATCACACATGGGGAGAGGACGGCCGGATCGTACGCGGACTGCTCTGCGACAAGTGCAACGTGGTCATGGCCTGCATGGACGGACGCAAGCCCTGGGGCAAGAACCGCAGATGGGAGCGACGGGCGCGGGAGTACGCAATGAACGCGTGGGGCATACCCCGGGGTCACATGGTGCGCTCACCCTGA